In Oreochromis niloticus isolate F11D_XX linkage group LG5, O_niloticus_UMD_NMBU, whole genome shotgun sequence, a single window of DNA contains:
- the LOC100696148 gene encoding C->U-editing enzyme APOBEC-2-like, whose translation MDEKCQTLIKRREKEENEAAEFAKDAKEKKNKEQKTVDNREVASPEAATTSCHSGDFQLEPMELPPFEVITGDRIDPFVFKFQFKNVEYSSGRNKTLLCYLVDKGNTSDGLLRGYLEDEHAGTHAEEAFFTQCLPHCNPALKYTVTWYVSSSPCSACAAKIAELLKDQKNLKLNIFAARLFEWEEGEIQAGLRTLHAAGCKLRVMKPLDFSYTWDTFVENEDQSLNLWEDCKENYEYYHEKLSDILTP comes from the exons ATGgatgaaaaatgtcaaacactgataaaaagaagagaaaaagaagaaaatgaagctgctgaatttgcaaaggatgcaaaagaaaaaaagaacaaagaacagaaaactgtgGATAATAGAGAAGTTGCATCACCTGAGGCAGCAACCACCAGTTGCCATAGTGGAGATTTTCAGTTGGAGCCAATGGAACTACCTCCTTTTGAAGTAATTACAGG GGACAGGATAGATCCTTTTGTCTTTAAGTTCCAGTTCAAGAATGTTGAATACTCTTCAGGACGCAACAAGACCTTACTTTGTTACTTGGTGGATAAAGGAAACACATCAGATGGACTGCTAAGAGGCTACCTGGAGGATGAGCATGCTGGGACTCATGCTGAGGAGGCATTCTTCACTCAGTGTTTGCCACATTGCAACCCTGCACTCAAATatacagtcacctg GTACGTGTCCTCCAGTCCCTGTTCAGCTTGCGCTGCAAAGATAGCTGAACTATTGAAGGACCAGAAAAATCTTAAATTGAATATCTTTGCTGCTCGGCTGTTTGAGTGGGAGGAAGGAGAGATCCAGGCTGGGCTGAGGACCCTGCACGCTGCAGGCTGTAAACTGAGGGTGATGAAGCCTCTAGATTTCTCTTATACCTGGGATACATTTGTTGAGAATGAGGATCAGTCTCTGAATCTGTGGGAGGACTGCAAAGAAAATTACGAGTATTACCATGAAAAACTGTCTGATATTCTAACACCATAA